The region aaaggaacacctatgtgagaatgctgttcatcaactacagctcagcgttcaacaccgtaGTGCCCATGAAGCTCAACACTAAGCCAAGGACTCTGGGTGTTACGAATctcttttggcccgacagtctagggggggatggtaatgagacccgtaacataactcatgcaaattataatagtgacaaagtaaaagtgtgaacaaaataaccaggacaacggaaatctaccgtcaaactcaaggtttatttgaaaacacacagtaatgggggggagcaggaaaaggggctgagttggacccaaggaaagaaacaagtattaaaaaacacccctaagctagactagcctactttaacaacagctaactaaccaaaaatacagtgggtgatCCGctcagttctaactagtgtatttaacaaagtctacctacgggtagtgtatgcccatgggcgacttgtcttggtttccccttttcccaccagcaaacaaaacaccctaaccaaaacaatactcacaggtgatgacaaagtgctatggagttGCTCAAACAAATGAGAGGTTAAtacacaaagcgagagtgaaacacagagacctacagacatggcatttacagagtgattgagctctagagcaaacaactgacaggggtttttaaaccaagggaaaggaactgtgatagggtaggaaacaggaggaggtgtgtcttctgattggtgattggattggtgactgattcgggagtgatgattttcacctgtgaggggagaaggagagaaaagaacacaggatacacacacggGATACTTGTATCCGTAACACTGGGACAAAActtctccctctgcaactggatcctggacttgctGACAggatgcccccaggtggtaagagtaggaaACAAAACATCTGCCACCCTGATCCTTAGCACTGAGGCCCCTCAGTGGTATGTCCCGTCCTGTAttccctgtttacccacgactgtgtggccaaacacgacttcAACGCCATCATTACAttttctgacgacacaacagtggtaggcctgaatACTGACAACAATGAggcggcctatagggaggaggtcagagaactggcagtgtagtgccaggacaacaaccgctccctcaatgtgagcaagacaaaggagctgattgtggactacaggaaaaggcatgCCGAACCGGCCCGCATTAACATCAacgtggctgtagtggagcgagtcGAGAttgtcaagttccttggtgtccacaacaccaacaaactatcatggtccaaacataccaacacagtcgtgaagagggcacaacaaaaccttttcccaaatcctcaaaagcttctacagctgcaccatcgagagcatcctggttgcatcaccacctggtatggcaactgcttggcatctgaccgtaaggcgctacagagggttgtgtgaacggcccagtacatcactggggctaagcttcctgccatccaggacctatataataggcggtgtcagaggaaagcccataaaattgtcagagactccagtcacccaagttatagactttTCTCTcataccgcacggcaagcggtacctggTCACcatgaggagccttttggtcctagacaacagcttctacaccccaagccattagactgctgaacaattcataaaaatcaccactggacaatttacattgacaatgtagtgccttagacagctACGCCACTCGGGAAAccgaatatatatttttgaagtaCTCACCTCGGCCGAATTGATGTATTCGGAGCTCAATTCCACAAATTCTGGTATTGTCTCTACTCCGTTGGTGAAGTTCAGAAAGCTTAGTCCATTAAACTTTCTTGTGCCATTAACCTCCAGTAGCCTAGCACATTTTCCAAATAAGCTAACACTGAAAAGTCTCTCTCATTGAAGACAAGGAGCGGAGTAGGCTACCCATTCCTCGGTCTCGTGGCCGCGTAATGTAGATTAGAACTCTTTCAAGGCATGCCTGTCACGTGACATTGTTGGGCTGCAGGCAGCCTCAGTGAGCTCATTGTCTAGGTAACTAGATGGACTGGCTAGTAAATGGACTGGGGGAAAAAGTTAGTTTTTAGCTTGCTATGCTAGCATCATAGAGCACTTGCTaaattagcttgctagctaacaacGATTCGTCCCTGAACAATGACTCCTACTGGTATGAGGGGTAATGCACTTCAGGGAGAACAAGTTTACCATCCAGATGCATGTCTGGGTACCCTGCTTAACTTTGAAAATAAACTGTGTTGATTTCAGCTGAGCTATAATGTAAACACCTTTAGACATTGATCAGCTTCCAAACTCATTTGCGTAGACTACCTAAATAACATTGAATAATTGATGGCATGATGTTGAAACAGTGACGTTGATTCAAACATACCATTTTACTATCAACATTGAAACAATGTCAAATAAATGTCTAATCAAATATGAAATCCAACATAATTTCAGCCATCCAATATACAATATATTGAATATAGGATGAAAAATATGCTTTTTAATGCAATTTCAACATATACATAGTTCTAATGATTATTTGAAATTACATTTATGTAAAAACCTTAGTCGGATTTTCATTTACTTTTAATTGACATTTTACCCTAATGTCAATGTTTACAACGCTGGtttaaattagatttttttttaacaaacGTTCTCAATGGGAAGTCTATTTTCACAATCCATTTGACATTTGTTGAATAGTTTTAATCTATCCAGTCCCTGTCCCAGCTGTGTTTTCAATACCCCCCCATACACTAGCCTACTCTGTCTGGCTTTGCCTCCCTCCATCCAGCTGAAAAGGGTAACGCTGCAACTGCTAATTATATGAGGGAATTATTCAATGTATGTATGATTCAATGTATGGGGGTCGATGTAATACATCATACAGAAGTAGTCTAAAACGAATTGTGtgcatgggtttgtgtgtgtggtgtcattGGTCATTTATGTGGTCTGGGAGCAGAGTGAGTTTTGTGAACCGCCTGGAATGTGTCAGCAGTTGGGCTCTAATGAGTTTATCAGTGGCATTGTGCTGCTACATTACAAATGGCTGCCTTAATGAACCTTCCTAAACAGACAACTAGCTCGAGGTCTACACTTCCAACATTGTCAAGATGAGGTTTCAAATGGTTCTCTTGACTTTATCCATCTGCTTTGGTGCCATTTCGTCGTCTCCCTCCATGTCCAACCCTCCGCCTCCGCCCTCGGACTTGAAGAGAAAGACAGGCTGTTTAAAAATGAGTAACTGTAGATGCATCATGAAGGACGGCTCAGGGGTGATAAACCTGGTAGCCATGGCAGATTCAGACGGATTCTTGGGACACCTAAAGCCTGTGCCCTCGGAGAACGCACCGCCAAATGCAGaaatcctcctctccttcagcccCTGTCAACCGTTCTCTGAGCCAGAGGACCTCGCAGGGACAGACTGCACAGATGTGGCTGCCTGTTTGACAGTCAGGTATGTACTTTTTGTTAAAATCTTAATAGCTTAATagctaaaaaaaaacattttaaaataaaattaGTAGTGGCAGTCTTTTGTGTTGGTCAATATTACATTCTGTGAAGCATCAATATAGGCCTAAGTATTTACAAAGGTTCCCAAAGattagttcttctcgactgtatgtaacactgacactgactcaactccagccactttaataatgggaattgatgggaaatgtaaatatatcactagccactttaaacaatgctaccttatgttacttaccctacattattcatctcatatgcatacatatatactgtactttatatcatcgactgcatccttatgtaatacatgtatcactagccactttaactatgccactttgtttacatactcatctcatatgtatatactgtactcgataccatctactatatcttgcctatgctgctctgtaccatcacgcattcatatatccttatgtacatattctttatccccttacactgtgtataagacagtagttttggaattgttagttagattacttgttggttattactgcaatgtcggaactagaagcacaagcatttcgctacactcgcattaacatctgctaaccatgtgtatgtgacaaataaaatttgatttgattaatcaAATTATTAATTTACTGAGCAGGTTTTACAGAAATAACAGATACATCAGTCATTACATAAACTATGGGAGACATGAGGGCAACGAATTCCATTACAACAACAGCTTGCAGACACTGTCTGTTTCATATTCTGGTAAGCAGAAGTATAAATCAGAAGTGTCATTATTATTCTGGTCCGTGCGCTCAACATTGATATCACCTTTCCCTTTCTCAAGTCCTAGAGTACACCCAGCCCCTGACAGTAGTACACTACCACTGTAGTCCCAACATATCCACTTCCTTCGCCCTACACTTAAATGGAGACATTCCCCTGCAAATCTGGGTGGAGAGTCCCTGTGCCTGTCCAAACGCCTGTGCCCTGGGGGACGTGGGTCCTGGCACCATCTtcctcatcatcctctccctcaGCGCAACTGCCTACTTTATCCTGGGTAAATAGTGTAACCACATGTAGATAGACTAGTGACAGCAGGTGCCTTACTATATTGTCGTGTGCCCTCTTGAGCCCCTTCTAACCTCTCCTCTgtgctccttccctctcctctgtgctccttccctctcctctgtgctccttccctctcctctgtgctccttccctctcctctgtgctccttccctctcctctgtgctccttccctctcctctgtgctccttccctctcctctgtgctccttccctctcctctgtgcTCCTTTCTACAGGGTCCTGTGCTCTGCGGCCATTCAGGGCAGGCAGTGGAGTGCAGATCGCTCCAGAGGAAAGTCTGTGGTGCATGCTCTGTTACATGTTCACTGAACGcagagggggtaggaggaggagataCATCTCCCTGCGAGAGGAAACCCTGTGAAGCATGGGATATTGGATAAATGGGCAATGAGAAAGTAGAAGATGACAAAGCTACTGCATATGAAATGACACTGAGGGAAACTTGGGCTTGAGATCGATTATATTTCCAGTGATGTGACTGATATACATGCAGGAGACATGATTTTCTATATGTTTGAGGGGTTAATAGTAGTGGGATAGCATTGAACAGCATAACTAACAACCAGACTAACATTTTAAAACAAAGTTATTGCTCCATTTAGTTTAATAAAGATtgaaaacatagaaaaaatagAATTAATTTTTATTGTTCATGAAACATTTAGGGATGATCACAAAAATAGACTGAGATTACTGTCAAATCTAGTATACATGTGCATTTGTTAAAATTACAATCTAAGATTAATAGAAAATGTAACAAGATTAGACAAAATGCTCATGTGTAGGACACTGGGGTTGTGTGTATAGCTTAAACCCCTCTTCAAACACAGGAAAGAACGGAAAAAAGAAAACAAATTCAATCTAAAGTGCTGTCGCAATGAACGTCACACATCACCTGAGACCATTCAATGTAAACCCAGCTGTGGTCAATATTAGCCCATGTGATAACtgatattttgtacataatgcaCAGCAATAAATACAGAATCTCATTTAAGACATTCATAGGCAGACAACTGACAGATAATATTTATCAGCACATTGCAAAATGTTAACTCTGAACAAGTGTATCAAACCTCAGAGAATTCAGTCCATAACAACAGCTCTATTAGTCACATATGATAGAAAAAAGTATATCCCAGTTTACATTCAGATATGTAGGAAAACAATTTCTCCTGTATTTTTCAACATCATTGAGAATGTAATTCTATAAAAACAATTAACAGGGAACCTTCCAAACCTCTGTAGTGCTTGATAAATTCCATTGAAAAAAAATCTAACAAACCAGCAAGCTGGTTGGAAAAACAAACAAATTATGAATGATCCTTCGTAAGATAATGTTAAGACATCTGCCAGTGTAAACGACTGCTGAATATGTATTGTCAAGTCTGACCCCTAGCTTCTTAACCCTTTGGTGTTTGCAGATCAGAGAGAATCATACAGCACCAAATAGCCATTTAATGGCTTTAGAACTTATAGCATATAAAACTTCCCCCAAATTACTACACCTACCCAGTTCCTTGAGATTTGTAAACACTACAAATGACAGGCTAGGACCTACCAGTTGTTTGGGGACATGATTGAAGATCAGAGACTGATCCCTCAACAGGCCGTTTCTTCACAAGGGGGCACCAGAGCACTACAATCtaaatgggattgaaaccagtcAGACCAGTGCTGAGaacttcccctctcctccatcaccaGCTCTTCTCCAATAGTGACAAGCACTGTCATCACAGAGATGATCTGGTGCTTTGGGTCATGTATGAGAAAAATACATTCTAAAGTAGCGTATACAATGTGTATTGGATATTTTCTTTACAGTATTACATTTGTCCGATCGTTATTGTTCAATATTTGTGGAAAGGCTGAGGATAGAGAAATGCTTGATGTCACTTCCTGATCAACAGGACAAGAAATTTACCATGGAAACAAAGATACTGTAACAACAAACAGCTGAAATGAGTTCAGACTTATGCCACATCTTCTGGAGGTACAACACATTAGAAATAAAGTGCAAAATGACCAGACAAAAACAGTTTACAATCAATCAGACCCCATAAGGTAAACAGATCCACAACTAAACATGAAAACTGTGCGGTACAGTCCTCCTCTCATGGCAACCAGCTCAGCTGGTGCTCCAGGATGACTACCATATGTTTCTAGAGTTAGTCCACAAGCTTGACCACAGAGGCCTCAACTTAAACTCACATCTTCACCAGTCCTAATGGCTCTCGATCACAACTGGCTCATAGACACCGGCGGACACCCTGAAAGAATGAAAAGTAGGAGAGTaagaggtgtgtgagtgtgtgcgtgtgtgcctgtgtgcctgtgtgtgtgcctgtgtgctctCACCTGTTTCCAAGCTGTAGCTCATTCAGGGAAGTGGTCCCGTCTCTACTGACAAACAGTCGCAGGTTACTGTCTGAAGAGGAAACAATCACACCAAGAGCCAAATGAAACAGTACAATAGAGGCAGTTATGTACAAAAGAGATTGCAAAAATGTGCTGTACAAGTGAAAGGGCAGCCTTCATACCTTCAGTGTTACTTATGTCACCAAAGTTCTGGCTCTGGACGATCTTTTCAACTATATCGTCAGCATCGATGCGGGTGTCATTCACCCAGGAGGGATGGCTCTCCACAGAATTCTGCTTCCTCCTATCACAGGGTGGAGGGGAATGACCCAGTCATTCAACAGCAAGGTGACAAACAGCAGGTACAAAGAACAATATCAGTAGTGTTTCACTGATGGATTGGAGTGTTTCATAGATTGTGAAAACAGACACATTGGGCTAAACACATCTGGTGGGTGGGAGATAGGTCTTGCCTAGGGGGTCTGTTGGATGGCAGGATGGGCCGTGGGGGGCGAGGGGGTCTCTCTGGCCGGCAGatgtcgctctccctctctggggGGGTGTCTACAGTCACACTCAGGCCCCCAG is a window of Oncorhynchus keta strain PuntledgeMale-10-30-2019 chromosome 25, Oket_V2, whole genome shotgun sequence DNA encoding:
- the LOC118358201 gene encoding uncharacterized protein LOC118358201 codes for the protein MRFQMVLLTLSICFGAISSSPSMSNPPPPPSDLKRKTGCLKMSNCRCIMKDGSGVINLVAMADSDGFLGHLKPVPSENAPPNAEILLSFSPCQPFSEPEDLAGTDCTDVAACLTVRFYRNNRYISHYINYGRHEGNEFHYNNSLQTLSVSYSVLEYTQPLTVVHYHCSPNISTSFALHLNGDIPLQIWVESPCACPNACALGDVGPGTIFLIILSLSATAYFILGSCALRPFRAGSGVQIAPEESLWCMLCYMFTERRGGRRRRYISLREETL